In a genomic window of Rubrobacter calidifluminis:
- a CDS encoding ABC transporter permease: MAAYALRRIAWVVFTLFLVSVITFLIAFVVPVNPARVVAGPNAPQSVVNSIYHQLGLDRPLYDQYLSFVDRAVHGDFGRSYRTQEEVLPTILQRFPYTAELAVAGVIVELVIGVTTGIVVAVKRGFVEGISNLFVLIGLAIPQFWLGIILLFFLAYKIPLFPLGGTGGLKALILPALTFGITGAAFYTRMTRAGMLEVLNEDYIRTAKAKGLSQSAVILKHAFRNAMRVVVTMFGMDLGYALGGLLVIEEVFGWPGIGTLAWQAVQNQDIPMIMGTVLFASFLIVAANLVIDLLYPLLDPRVAYD, translated from the coding sequence ATGGCTGCATACGCGCTGCGCAGGATAGCGTGGGTCGTCTTCACGCTGTTTCTGGTCTCGGTCATAACTTTCCTCATCGCGTTCGTCGTGCCGGTCAACCCGGCGCGGGTCGTAGCCGGCCCGAACGCCCCGCAGTCGGTGGTCAACAGCATCTATCATCAGCTCGGGTTGGACAGGCCGCTCTACGACCAGTACCTGAGCTTCGTGGACCGGGCGGTCCACGGCGACTTCGGGCGCTCCTATCGGACCCAGGAGGAGGTTCTGCCCACGATCCTGCAGCGGTTCCCGTACACGGCCGAGCTGGCGGTGGCCGGGGTGATCGTCGAACTGGTGATAGGCGTGACGACCGGCATCGTCGTCGCCGTCAAGCGGGGGTTTGTCGAGGGAATCTCGAACCTGTTCGTCCTCATCGGGCTGGCGATCCCGCAGTTCTGGCTCGGGATAATTCTGCTCTTCTTCCTGGCGTACAAGATCCCGCTCTTCCCGCTCGGTGGCACGGGGGGCTTGAAGGCGCTCATCCTGCCGGCCCTCACCTTCGGTATAACGGGTGCTGCGTTCTACACCCGGATGACCCGGGCAGGAATGCTCGAGGTCCTGAACGAGGACTACATCCGCACCGCGAAGGCCAAGGGCCTCAGTCAGAGCGCCGTCATCCTCAAGCACGCGTTCCGTAACGCGATGCGGGTCGTGGTGACGATGTTCGGGATGGACCTGGGCTACGCCCTCGGTGGCCTGCTGGTCATAGAGGAGGTCTTCGGCTGGCCGGGGATCGGTACGCTCGCTTGGCAGGCGGTGCAGAACCAGGACATACCCATGATCATGGGGACGGTGCTCTTCGCGAGCTTCCTGATCGTCGCGGCGAACCTGGTCATAGACCTGCTCTACCCGCTCCTCGATCCGCGGGTGGCCTACGACTGA
- a CDS encoding GNAT family N-acetyltransferase, with protein MLPPILRDFPDSFETARLLIRSPMPGDGAELHAAVRESYRELEPWMPWVREHETVEDSEESVRRARVRFLERSDLRLHLFMKDTGTLVGSSGLHRIDWSVPRFEIGYWCRSSFTGQGYVTEAVRGITAFAFEYLGARRVEVRCDPRNERSHRVIRRCGFRLEGELRNAQVAPDGSLRDTLIFSLLPGEQETS; from the coding sequence ATGCTCCCGCCGATACTCAGGGACTTCCCGGATTCCTTCGAAACAGCGCGGCTCCTGATCCGCTCCCCGATGCCCGGCGACGGCGCGGAGCTTCACGCGGCGGTGCGGGAGTCCTACCGCGAGCTCGAGCCCTGGATGCCGTGGGTGCGCGAGCACGAGACCGTCGAGGACTCCGAGGAGAGCGTGCGGCGGGCGAGGGTCCGTTTCCTGGAGAGGTCCGACCTGCGCCTGCACCTTTTCATGAAGGACACCGGAACGCTCGTTGGGTCGAGTGGCCTGCACCGGATAGACTGGTCGGTTCCCAGGTTCGAGATCGGGTACTGGTGCCGCAGCAGCTTCACCGGGCAGGGCTACGTCACCGAGGCGGTCCGCGGCATAACGGCCTTCGCCTTCGAGTACCTCGGAGCACGCCGCGTCGAGGTCCGCTGCGACCCCCGCAACGAGCGTAGCCACCGGGTCATAAGGAGATGCGGCTTCAGGCTCGAAGGTGAACTGCGCAATGCACAGGTGGCCCCGGACGGCAGCCTGCGGGACACCCTGATCTTCTCCCTGCTCCCTGGGGAGCAGGAAACCTCGTAG
- a CDS encoding C40 family peptidase yields MSNLVAPRSAAVRAAPEGGAEMVTEVVAGERVEVLEESGGWLRVVVPDHRSHLDPRGYPGWVRDDGSLVENGSWSPDLVVVRNNRAGLPLGALLGEDKGRAVLPDGRPVDVEAGVLRRVGDPIEIGGHHLCLRLLGLPYRWGGTDSTRGMDCSGLVLRVMQIRGIAVPRDAEDQFASAPFRSEEGWERARAGDLVFFGEGGITHVGFYLGDGDYVSAKGEDGGVSVRKVSEDGYVGFARYGRG; encoded by the coding sequence ATGTCTAACCTTGTAGCACCCCGGTCTGCCGCCGTACGCGCCGCTCCAGAAGGCGGAGCGGAGATGGTCACGGAGGTCGTCGCCGGGGAGCGGGTGGAGGTTCTCGAGGAGTCCGGCGGCTGGCTGCGGGTGGTCGTGCCGGATCACCGCTCGCACCTGGATCCGCGGGGGTATCCCGGTTGGGTGCGCGATGATGGGTCGCTGGTCGAGAACGGCTCCTGGAGCCCCGACCTCGTGGTCGTGAGGAACAATCGGGCCGGGCTGCCGCTCGGGGCTCTGCTCGGGGAGGATAAGGGGAGGGCGGTGCTCCCGGACGGGAGGCCGGTGGATGTCGAGGCCGGGGTCCTGCGGCGGGTCGGGGACCCGATCGAGATCGGGGGCCACCATCTCTGTCTGCGGCTTCTCGGGCTGCCGTACCGGTGGGGTGGCACCGACTCGACGCGCGGGATGGACTGCTCGGGGCTGGTGCTGCGGGTGATGCAGATCAGAGGCATCGCGGTGCCGCGCGACGCGGAGGATCAGTTCGCGAGCGCACCCTTCAGGAGCGAGGAGGGCTGGGAGCGGGCCCGCGCGGGGGACCTCGTCTTCTTCGGGGAGGGCGGGATAACGCACGTCGGATTCTACCTCGGGGATGGGGATTACGTTTCGGCCAAGGGCGAGGACGGCGGGGTCTCGGTGCGAAAGGTTTCGGAGGATGGGTACGTCGGCTTCGCGCGTTACGGACGGGGATGA
- a CDS encoding serine hydrolase gives MNLGLLADLGVVPGCRVGLYALGLEGPLAGKSFGVREDEVFRSASLIKLFVLAALLAEVEGGGVSLEESLEIRAEDLVAYSPEVSTPGVFTVRGLAWAMITASDNTAANALIRRLGMDVVNRLARSLGLRHTVLAREMMDSRASERGEENLTSPRDVVGLLCAVWRSGLLSEPHRRLFLEMLRRQRIEPPLPVRLPDGATLAHKTGDLEGMAGDAGFVVLPGYAYALCVIAEGDLRAAGEPVGHATAVLAELFLQGHRSGA, from the coding sequence GTGAACCTGGGATTGCTCGCTGATCTCGGCGTGGTCCCGGGTTGCAGGGTCGGGCTCTATGCGCTCGGGCTGGAGGGACCGCTCGCCGGCAAGAGCTTCGGTGTTCGTGAGGACGAGGTCTTCCGGAGCGCGAGCCTGATAAAGCTCTTCGTCCTGGCGGCGCTTCTCGCCGAGGTGGAGGGAGGCGGGGTGTCGCTCGAGGAGTCGCTCGAAATCCGCGCGGAAGACCTCGTCGCGTATTCGCCGGAGGTCAGCACGCCGGGTGTTTTTACGGTCAGAGGGCTTGCGTGGGCCATGATCACCGCGAGTGACAACACGGCGGCCAACGCCCTGATCCGGCGCCTCGGCATGGACGTTGTCAACCGCCTCGCCCGTTCCCTGGGCCTGCGGCACACGGTACTCGCGCGTGAGATGATGGACTCTCGGGCTTCGGAGCGCGGGGAGGAGAACCTCACCTCGCCCCGTGACGTCGTGGGGCTCCTCTGCGCGGTGTGGCGCAGCGGGCTACTCTCCGAGCCGCATCGCCGTCTCTTTCTGGAGATGCTCCGTCGGCAGCGCATCGAGCCCCCGCTCCCCGTGCGGCTGCCGGACGGGGCCACGCTGGCCCACAAAACCGGCGATCTCGAGGGGATGGCGGGCGACGCCGGGTTCGTCGTTCTGCCAGGTTACGCCTACGCTCTCTGCGTGATCGCGGAGGGTGATCTCAGGGCCGCCGGGGAGCCGGTGGGACACGCGACCGCGGTCCTGGCGGAACTCTTTCTGCAGGGCCACCGTTCGGGTGCGTGA
- a CDS encoding DUF1028 domain-containing protein codes for MDSFPERLPLVATFSIVGCDAESGELGVAVQSKFLAVGAVVPWARAGVGAVATQAMANTTYGPRGLEMMSEGKSARETIAELVASDPESAHRQVGVVDATGQSATFTGDECMEWAGGVAGEEFAAQGNILVGGETVEAMARTFQASEGPLAGKLLSALRAGQEAGGDRRGRQSAALLVVCEGGGYGGFDDRAVDLRVDDHPEPIEELVRLYGLHRLYFGRSSPEDVIAIEGEVRDEVVRCLARLGYLRGAEVSDDDLHPALEAFVRTENFEEREQERGYIDRAVLGFLRERAGGGA; via the coding sequence ATGGACTCTTTCCCGGAGAGGCTGCCCCTCGTAGCCACTTTCTCCATAGTCGGATGCGATGCTGAGAGCGGGGAGCTCGGCGTCGCCGTGCAGTCCAAGTTCCTGGCAGTCGGTGCGGTCGTCCCGTGGGCTAGGGCCGGCGTCGGGGCCGTGGCGACCCAGGCCATGGCCAACACCACCTACGGTCCACGGGGGCTGGAGATGATGTCCGAGGGGAAGAGCGCGCGGGAGACCATCGCCGAGCTGGTGGCCTCCGACCCCGAGAGCGCCCACCGGCAGGTGGGGGTGGTAGACGCGACGGGGCAGAGCGCAACGTTCACCGGGGACGAATGCATGGAGTGGGCTGGCGGGGTCGCCGGGGAGGAATTCGCCGCCCAGGGCAACATCCTCGTCGGCGGTGAGACGGTAGAGGCCATGGCCAGGACTTTCCAGGCTTCGGAGGGACCTCTGGCCGGGAAGTTATTGTCGGCCCTGCGGGCCGGGCAGGAGGCCGGTGGGGACCGGCGGGGCAGACAGTCGGCCGCCCTGCTCGTGGTCTGTGAGGGTGGGGGATACGGCGGGTTCGACGACCGGGCGGTCGATCTGCGGGTCGACGACCATCCGGAGCCCATTGAGGAGCTTGTCCGGCTCTACGGGCTGCACCGGCTCTACTTCGGGAGGAGTTCTCCGGAGGACGTTATCGCGATCGAAGGGGAGGTCCGGGATGAGGTGGTGCGCTGTCTCGCCCGGCTCGGTTACCTGCGGGGGGCAGAGGTCTCCGACGACGATCTCCACCCGGCACTCGAGGCGTTCGTACGCACTGAGAACTTCGAAGAGCGTGAGCAGGAGAGGGGCTACATAGACCGCGCCGTGCTCGGGTTTTTGAGGGAACGTGCTGGCGGGGGGGCATAG
- a CDS encoding peptide ABC transporter substrate-binding protein: MTSKRKKDAKKPGNGISRRDFLKVGGAGLAGVSVLGAAGCGGGGNQGGSSGGGGSAGGGKAKKGSNNQLIIGYDQEPNILNNYVTGGDLQATQDTTVGILQSPLKIMPDLSFAPELADGMPKILKKNPLTIEYRLKDGVTWSDGKPLTSEDARWTFEQVMNKKNHIITRFGWDKISKFETPDKRTVRMTFKEPFAPWMTLLGGSETQILPKHIYQNKNFNTALNNSIVGSGPYKFDTWKKGEYLSWVRNDNYWGDKPAIEKVTFRWIPDTNTLVNSLSNGEVQFINPPPNIGLFQKLKAINGAKVQSKAGTVWEHIAFNLEKVPDLNLRRAIAYGIDRKQVINKLLKGQVNPLQSVLVPDQKPYYTSAWQEYSHDLARAKQYAQKAKSAGANMNITFSTTADDALRETLQQIIQQQLKQIGINVSIKNTAAETFFGQWTPKGNFEMGEWAWLASPDPSITTLFSADQIPPNGQNYYRYKNQQVTKWLHESDKTVDVNQRAALLRKAQDQMAKDLPLIPMYQRPVYIAYVDNLQGPKVNPTLAGVFWNIGEWKFV; the protein is encoded by the coding sequence GTGACGAGCAAAAGAAAAAAGGATGCAAAGAAGCCCGGCAATGGAATCAGCCGCCGCGACTTCCTCAAGGTCGGGGGTGCCGGTCTAGCCGGGGTAAGCGTACTGGGCGCCGCCGGATGCGGCGGCGGGGGAAACCAGGGAGGTTCCAGTGGCGGTGGCGGCAGCGCTGGTGGAGGCAAGGCGAAGAAGGGGAGCAACAACCAGCTGATAATCGGCTACGACCAGGAGCCGAACATCCTGAACAACTACGTGACGGGCGGTGATCTGCAGGCCACCCAGGACACCACCGTAGGCATACTGCAGAGCCCGCTCAAGATCATGCCGGATCTGTCCTTCGCGCCCGAGCTCGCCGACGGGATGCCGAAGATCCTCAAGAAGAATCCGCTCACCATCGAGTACAGGCTCAAAGACGGGGTGACCTGGTCCGACGGCAAACCGCTCACCAGCGAGGATGCCCGCTGGACCTTCGAGCAGGTGATGAACAAGAAGAACCACATCATCACCCGCTTCGGGTGGGACAAGATCTCCAAGTTCGAGACCCCGGACAAGCGCACCGTCAGGATGACATTCAAGGAGCCCTTCGCCCCCTGGATGACGCTGCTCGGTGGATCGGAAACCCAGATCCTCCCGAAGCACATCTACCAGAACAAGAACTTCAATACCGCGCTCAACAACTCCATCGTTGGGAGCGGCCCGTACAAGTTCGACACCTGGAAGAAAGGCGAATACTTAAGCTGGGTACGCAACGACAACTACTGGGGTGACAAGCCGGCCATAGAGAAGGTGACCTTTCGCTGGATCCCGGACACAAACACCCTGGTCAATTCGCTCAGCAACGGTGAGGTGCAGTTCATCAACCCTCCGCCCAACATCGGTCTGTTCCAGAAGCTCAAGGCCATAAACGGGGCGAAGGTGCAGAGCAAAGCCGGAACGGTCTGGGAGCACATAGCCTTCAACCTCGAAAAGGTGCCGGATCTGAACCTGAGGAGAGCCATAGCCTACGGTATCGACCGCAAGCAGGTCATAAACAAGCTACTCAAGGGGCAGGTCAACCCGTTGCAGAGCGTGCTGGTTCCCGATCAGAAGCCGTACTACACGTCGGCCTGGCAGGAGTACTCGCATGATCTCGCCAGGGCCAAACAGTACGCGCAGAAAGCCAAGTCCGCCGGTGCGAACATGAACATCACCTTCTCAACCACGGCGGATGACGCCCTGCGTGAGACGCTGCAGCAGATAATCCAGCAGCAGCTCAAGCAGATAGGCATCAACGTGAGCATAAAGAACACCGCCGCCGAGACCTTCTTCGGTCAGTGGACCCCGAAAGGGAACTTCGAGATGGGTGAATGGGCCTGGCTGGCGAGCCCCGACCCCTCGATAACCACGCTCTTCTCGGCCGACCAGATCCCGCCGAACGGGCAGAACTACTACCGCTACAAGAACCAGCAGGTCACCAAGTGGCTGCACGAGTCGGACAAGACGGTTGACGTGAACCAGCGGGCCGCGCTGCTCAGGAAGGCGCAGGATCAGATGGCCAAAGATCTGCCGCTCATACCGATGTACCAGCGGCCGGTCTACATCGCCTACGTGGACAACCTGCAGGGCCCGAAGGTCAACCCGACGCTGGCCGGCGTCTTCTGGAACATCGGCGAGTGGAAGTTCGTCTAG
- a CDS encoding ABC transporter permease, translated as MIRRLLFGLVILFLASITIFWLVSLSGNPLTQLKLSNPRISPQDLQRISHQYGLDRPMVVQYLIWIRDIVLHGNFGLSFKQNTSVNNIIIPRIWPTVLLLGSALIVSALIGIPFGIYSAIRRYSTFDKVGTFFTFVGYSMPDFWLGLILQLLLGVYLARWAGTHVFAISGIHSPGQNGVVDLLQHLALPVITLSVIQIANYSRFQRSAMLDVLDSDYLRTARAKGLRARSVYLKHALRNALIPTVTILALNIAYIAGGAPVAETIFSWPGLGFLLVDSIYKGDYNVARALLLIFAVLVVLFNLIADIVYAMVDPRVSYS; from the coding sequence GTGATAAGGAGGCTTCTTTTCGGCCTCGTGATCCTCTTTCTGGCGAGCATCACGATCTTCTGGCTGGTGAGCCTCTCCGGGAACCCGCTGACGCAGCTCAAGCTCAGCAATCCCAGGATAAGCCCGCAGGATCTGCAGAGGATAAGCCATCAGTACGGGCTCGACAGGCCGATGGTGGTGCAGTATCTGATCTGGATCCGGGACATCGTGCTGCACGGCAACTTCGGGCTGAGCTTCAAGCAGAACACCTCTGTAAACAACATCATCATACCCAGGATCTGGCCCACGGTGCTGCTGCTGGGCTCGGCGCTCATCGTCTCGGCTCTGATAGGGATACCCTTTGGGATCTACTCGGCGATAAGGCGCTACAGCACCTTCGACAAGGTGGGGACTTTCTTCACCTTCGTGGGCTACAGCATGCCGGACTTCTGGCTCGGGCTCATCCTGCAGCTCCTCCTCGGAGTCTACCTCGCCAGGTGGGCCGGGACGCACGTCTTTGCGATCTCCGGCATACACAGCCCGGGACAGAACGGGGTGGTGGATCTCCTGCAGCATCTGGCCTTGCCCGTGATAACGCTTTCGGTTATCCAAATAGCAAATTACAGTCGCTTCCAGCGCAGCGCGATGCTCGACGTGCTCGACTCGGACTACCTGAGAACCGCGCGGGCCAAGGGGCTCCGGGCGAGATCGGTCTACCTCAAGCACGCCCTGAGGAACGCCCTGATCCCCACGGTGACGATCCTGGCGCTCAACATAGCGTACATCGCTGGTGGGGCGCCGGTGGCGGAGACGATCTTCTCCTGGCCTGGGCTCGGGTTTCTTCTGGTCGACTCGATCTACAAGGGCGACTACAACGTGGCGCGGGCGCTTTTGCTCATCTTTGCGGTGCTCGTGGTGCTCTTCAACCTGATCGCGGACATAGTCTACGCGATGGTCGACCCGCGGGTGAGCTACAGCTGA
- a CDS encoding ABC transporter permease — MMEQGTGVTELRQPGVTGQAKARSQREIIWRRFRRHKLAIAGGVVLILLYVVAILTPFIAPYGYAEIDLNALAQPPSLDHPMGTDQIGRDELTRVLYGGRVSLFLGLGVGIISTIFGAALGIVSGFYGRFIDSGIMGLTDYVLTLPLLPLLIVIGSIFQFSAFTITWVLAILLWPTLARIVRGQVLTLRDQDFVQAARAIGVSNAKIMLRHILPNVVGVMVVQATLTVGLAILYESALSFLGVGIQPPTPSWGNLLQDARTTMTQNWWLAVFPGVMIVITVLAVNFLGDGLRDALDPKAVE; from the coding sequence ATGATGGAGCAGGGCACCGGTGTCACGGAGCTGAGGCAGCCCGGTGTCACGGGGCAGGCGAAGGCACGCAGCCAGCGCGAGATCATCTGGCGCCGCTTCAGGCGGCACAAGCTGGCCATCGCGGGTGGGGTGGTGCTGATCCTGCTGTACGTGGTGGCCATACTGACGCCGTTCATCGCACCCTACGGCTACGCCGAGATAGACCTGAACGCGCTCGCGCAACCGCCGAGTCTCGACCATCCGATGGGCACCGACCAGATAGGTCGAGACGAGCTCACGCGGGTGCTCTACGGTGGGAGAGTCTCGCTCTTCCTCGGACTCGGGGTGGGGATAATCTCCACGATCTTCGGGGCCGCCCTCGGGATAGTCTCAGGTTTCTACGGCAGGTTCATCGACAGCGGGATCATGGGGCTCACCGACTACGTGCTCACGCTGCCGCTCCTGCCGCTTCTCATCGTCATCGGCAGCATCTTCCAGTTCAGTGCCTTCACGATAACCTGGGTGCTGGCGATCCTTCTGTGGCCCACGCTGGCGCGCATCGTGCGCGGGCAGGTGCTCACGTTGCGCGACCAGGACTTCGTGCAGGCCGCCAGGGCGATCGGCGTCTCCAACGCGAAGATCATGCTGCGGCACATCCTGCCCAACGTGGTCGGCGTGATGGTCGTGCAGGCGACGCTCACCGTCGGGCTCGCGATCCTCTACGAAAGCGCGCTCTCGTTCCTCGGCGTCGGCATCCAGCCGCCGACGCCATCCTGGGGCAACCTGCTGCAGGATGCCCGGACCACGATGACGCAGAACTGGTGGCTCGCGGTCTTCCCCGGTGTGATGATAGTCATAACCGTGCTTGCGGTTAACTTCCTCGGGGATGGGCTGCGGGACGCCCTCGACCCGAAGGCGGTAGAATAA